GCCTGCCAGTGGTGCAGTGGATCGCGGGCGCGACGTACTTCGGCGAACCCAGCCGCCTGGACGGAGCCGAACTGACCGACATCCTGTGGGACGCCTACCACGCGCTGCCGCCGCAGGTGGCCCTGAGCATGTTCAACCTGCTGGAGTCCCACGACATCGGGCGGGCGCTGTACCGCGTCGGGAATGACCGCACCAGATTTCTGGCGGCCTACACGCTGCTGATGGGTTACGTGGGGGTGCCCTGCACCTATTACGGCTCCGAGGTCGGCGTGACCCAGAGCAGGCCCGGCAACATGCCCTGGTGCCGCGAGCCGATGCCCTGGGATGAGGCAAAGTGGGATATGAAGCTGCGTGACCGGGTGCGGGCGTTGATTCACCTGCGCCGCGAGACCCGCGTGCTGCAAGAAGGTTCACTACGTTTCCTACACGCCGAAGCGGACGCCGTGGCCTTTCTGCGGGAGTACACCCACGGGGACGGCCGCACCGAGCGGGCCGCCGTCATTGCCAGTCGGCGCGGCGAGGCGCACCCGGTCCGTCTGACCCTTCCAGCGGGCGATTGGCGGGACGCCCTGAGCGGCGAGGTGTTTGAGGGCGGCGAGCTTACCCTGGACGCGGCAGGCGGGCGGATTCTGCGGCAGGGCTGAGGCTTCTCAGCCACCCCTCCGCCTCGCGCGGAGAGCGCAACCGGATCAGGGTGAGGTGCGGATATCCGGCGGCCAGACCCGGCGTTTCCCGCCGCCGCTGCCAGTGCGTCCTGAACAGCCAGCGCAGCGGCGCATCGGCCTGTACCGCGCCGCGCAGGGTTTCGCGGTTGCCGTTCCACAATTCCTGCCGGCCGACCACCCGCCGCAGCATGCGCGTCAGCACCCGCCAGAACACCACCTGTGCGGCATAGTCCAGCCACACCAGGGTGTCGGCCCGCGCCCAGCCGATGTCCCTGGCCTTGGTGTAATTGCCGTCCATGACCCAGCCGGACGGCGCGGTAAAGGCGTCCACTGCTGCGCGGAACTGCCCGAGCGGCGCCTCCTGCCAGCCGGGCAGGTGGTTCCAGGCGTCCTGCTCGCCGTGGGGAACTTCCAGCCGCGCGGCAATGGCCCGCGCCAGGGTGGTCTTGCCGCTTCCGGTGGTGCCGATCACAATAACGCGCCGCATAACGGGCCAGTTGATCTCACCCCCCGCCTTGCAGGCATCCGCCGAATGGCGTACCGGGAAGTGCCGCAGCCCGCAGCCCCTGCGCTATGCTGCCCCGTAC
This is a stretch of genomic DNA from Deinococcus aerolatus. It encodes these proteins:
- a CDS encoding P-loop NTPase family protein, which gives rise to MRRVIVIGTTGSGKTTLARAIAARLEVPHGEQDAWNHLPGWQEAPLGQFRAAVDAFTAPSGWVMDGNYTKARDIGWARADTLVWLDYAAQVVFWRVLTRMLRRVVGRQELWNGNRETLRGAVQADAPLRWLFRTHWQRRRETPGLAAGYPHLTLIRLRSPREAEGWLRSLSPAAESARLPRPG